A single genomic interval of Marmota flaviventris isolate mMarFla1 chromosome 14, mMarFla1.hap1, whole genome shotgun sequence harbors:
- the LOC114091780 gene encoding large ribosomal subunit protein eL42-like: protein MMKVPKTRQMFCKKCGKHQPHKVTQYKKGKDSLYAQGKRQYDKKQNGYGGQTKPIFRKKAKTTKKIVLRLEYVEPNRRSKRMLAIKRCKHFELGGDKKRKDQVIQF from the coding sequence ATGATGAAAGTTCCTAAGACCCGCCAGATGTTCTGTAAGAAATGTGGCAAACACCAACCCCATAAAGTGACACAGTACAAGAAAGGCAAGGATTCTCTGTATGCACAGGGAAAGAGGCAGTATGACAAGAAACAGAATGGCTATGGTGGGCAGACTAAGCCAATTTTCAGGAAAAAGGCTAAAACTACAAAGAAGATTGTGCTGAGGCTTGAGTATGTTGAGCCTAACCGCAGATCTAAGAGAATGCTGGCTATTAAGAGATGCAAGCATTTTGAACTAGGAGGAGATAAGAAGAGAAAGGACCAAGTGATCCAGTTCTAA